A region of Desulfovibrio sp. TomC DNA encodes the following proteins:
- a CDS encoding MucR family transcriptional regulator, translating into MEEYLQSALEIVKAQAGSRPMTEEEILSMVKSVANGIAALTSGQILPGKEEPASPAMDPKKAIKEASITCLECGKSFKVITRKHLASHGLTPEEYRAKYGFKKTQALACKSLARERRAKMKDMKLWERRQKPTGNE; encoded by the coding sequence ATGGAAGAGTATTTGCAAAGTGCCCTGGAGATCGTGAAGGCTCAGGCCGGATCGCGTCCCATGACCGAGGAAGAGATTTTAAGTATGGTCAAATCCGTGGCCAACGGCATTGCCGCCCTGACCTCCGGCCAGATTCTGCCTGGAAAAGAAGAGCCGGCCTCGCCTGCCATGGACCCCAAAAAGGCCATCAAGGAAGCCTCGATCACCTGTCTGGAGTGCGGCAAGTCCTTCAAGGTCATCACCAGGAAGCATCTTGCGTCCCACGGACTGACCCCTGAGGAATACCGGGCCAAGTACGGCTTCAAGAAAACCCAGGCCCTGGCTTGTAAGTCATTGGCCAGAGAGCGCCGGGCCAAAATGAAGGATATGAAATTGTGGGAGCGTCGCCAAAAGCCCACGGGTAACGAATAA
- a CDS encoding CpsD/CapB family tyrosine-protein kinase, with amino-acid sequence MSHTACRKAFQRVSVLLAALLAAPLAPALAQESLALVHSVEIVCHHDQGRAMAAMQEGLAVLPRELSGLMQLVSLEGLWCLRLGDTVDEASLRPVLAAVQGHYPQAAMVLGQVGRGKVVARVTSRPPTGGPAPAGPSVAPTSAPTAAAAPGAIPVAAAPSTALAGEIRAASSLAAARPLPPVVLASHTEPVSAPVLPAQLRSDGIPAKAPTGMEAVAGRGDGIRAQASAEPAATATAGADVCSLWAALAAAATATTILVSAVWLWLRRRSRSQSAAARPRLLLRRRESRFATPGLAADDEQRLQGSLPELALAQANLLDANRDRPVKSVYVTSCHNGEGKTTCAIGLAHGLSRTGAKVLLIDGNPQAAALAGCYHTEPSPGLCECLQGAAPADLPRATTYSNLFLLPFGAQSNGGRPDLLAGNRLAEVLAGYGEQFDYVIMDGHSVDDADTNVVASLFDGVLIAVQSGRTNWEVLKRASQKMTLMGATMLGLVLNRRRCYSPKLLCQPL; translated from the coding sequence ATGTCCCATACTGCCTGCCGTAAGGCTTTCCAACGGGTGTCTGTGCTGCTTGCCGCCCTGCTTGCGGCTCCTCTTGCTCCGGCCTTGGCCCAGGAATCCCTGGCCCTGGTCCATTCGGTGGAAATCGTCTGCCACCACGACCAGGGACGGGCCATGGCGGCCATGCAGGAGGGCCTGGCCGTCCTGCCGCGTGAATTGTCGGGACTGATGCAGCTTGTCTCCCTTGAGGGCCTCTGGTGCCTGCGTCTGGGCGATACGGTCGACGAGGCCTCTTTGCGTCCGGTCCTGGCGGCCGTCCAGGGCCACTATCCCCAGGCGGCCATGGTTCTTGGCCAAGTGGGCCGGGGCAAGGTGGTGGCCCGGGTGACCAGCCGCCCGCCAACCGGCGGACCTGCCCCTGCCGGACCGTCCGTTGCTCCGACGTCCGCCCCGACGGCCGCTGCCGCGCCCGGAGCCATACCGGTTGCCGCCGCTCCATCGACGGCTTTGGCCGGGGAAATCCGAGCGGCCTCCTCCCTGGCTGCGGCCCGGCCTTTGCCGCCGGTGGTCCTGGCCTCCCACACCGAGCCTGTGTCCGCACCGGTATTGCCGGCCCAGCTCAGGTCTGACGGCATCCCGGCCAAGGCCCCAACGGGGATGGAGGCTGTCGCGGGCAGGGGAGACGGCATACGCGCCCAGGCGTCGGCCGAACCCGCAGCCACCGCAACGGCCGGGGCCGACGTCTGCTCGCTTTGGGCCGCGCTGGCCGCTGCCGCGACCGCCACCACCATCCTGGTTTCGGCCGTTTGGCTGTGGCTGCGCCGTCGCAGCCGATCACAGTCTGCCGCAGCCCGGCCCCGCCTGCTCCTTCGCAGGCGGGAATCCCGTTTCGCCACACCCGGACTGGCCGCAGACGACGAACAACGCCTCCAGGGAAGTCTGCCCGAGCTGGCTCTGGCCCAGGCCAATCTCTTGGACGCCAACAGGGACCGGCCGGTCAAAAGCGTCTACGTCACCAGCTGTCATAACGGCGAGGGCAAAACCACCTGTGCCATCGGACTGGCCCATGGCCTGTCCCGCACCGGGGCCAAGGTGCTCCTGATCGACGGCAATCCCCAGGCCGCTGCCTTGGCCGGATGCTACCACACCGAGCCGTCGCCGGGTCTGTGCGAGTGCCTGCAAGGGGCGGCCCCGGCGGACTTGCCCCGGGCCACCACGTATTCCAACCTCTTTCTCTTGCCCTTTGGAGCTCAATCCAACGGCGGTCGGCCCGACCTGCTGGCCGGCAACCGCCTGGCAGAGGTGCTGGCCGGCTACGGCGAACAGTTCGATTATGTCATCATGGACGGCCATTCGGTCGATGATGCGGACACCAATGTCGTGGCCAGCCTGTTCGATGGCGTGTTGATTGCGGTGCAAAGCGGCCGCACGAACTGGGAAGTGCTCAAGCGGGCCAGCCAGAAGATGACGCTCATGGGGGCAACGATGCTGGGCCTGGTGCTGAACAGACGCCGCTGCTACAGCCCGAAGCTGCTGTGTCAACCCTTGTGA
- a CDS encoding PAS domain S-box protein gives MDVDIPVKGAGGDACSLGFPVVGVGASAGGVPALTALLGGLPRDLNAALVVVTHLPAQGKSRLAEVLAGAGPLPIVEPAANMRPQPGVVYILPAGNDIIMRDGVLTLTERAEEYPHHPINRFLSSLARDQGAASVAVILSGAGSDGVIGIRDIHGVGGLVVVQQPDTAIHESMPASAAETGLADMVLPAADIGVSLATILPNICQNTRTRFPDVDAAGEGAALESIHALLFEQTGHDMRGYKQSTVMRRLRKHMLLTGAGSLAEYAAKLAADTDERSRLFGDLLIGVTAFFRDSEAFDLLAQRAIPDIFDNLGPGEVMRTWVACCASGEEAYSVAMLLAEQQRQRGEERAVKLFATDLDAKALETARKGVYPRRLAADIGPDRLAVFCQCTADACTMTRELRDNMVFAVHNLLRDPPFLGMDLIVCRNFLIYLNSDLQARVLSLFAHALRPGGYLLLGPAETIGAAQPFFLTVDKKWRLFRRKTTAVGAFEAPPRFFSHPVPGSGALSGPAKFLQPDPEGLAETALLARYAHPAVLADLTGRVVRLVGDANAYLELGSGAPSLSVHKLVRKPLRPCLREVFEGVLADGGEHGCGPVALPDFPGVGVVLRGTALPDAWGQPAFVLLVFERVAPEKGAGLPMALPGEAQTTLVVRYEAEIERMADQLKRSVGRYETLTEELRASNEELISTNEELQSSNEEMDASREELQSLNEELTFLNAELQHKIEELAKAQSFVENLLAATNIGTVVLDAKLTVLRFTPAATELFHLIASDAGRPMEQVKTTFDSGRLVEDCQRVLAGEGIVEREICCIDDRWFLMRAYPFRSLTGEVDGVVLTFPEVTPLKKAEAVLRRGNAELEALVARRTEELREKARLLDLATVMVRDLDGRITYWNTGSERLFGWSQEEAVGRISHELLHTEFPQPLESLLAQLLRDGHWSGELRKVAKDGRIVDLAVSWVLNRDAASRPVSILEVANDVTERNRLEEQARRWSRVFESAEFGLAHVSVQDNAFIEVNAAFARQRGYDPQELVGQSLLMLIPDEERERVISSIAGFDASGHGVVETVHRRKDGSLFPVLVEVTVLRDSAGVPVSRVAYALDITERKQAEEALRDMARFPSENPNPVLRLAPDLTVIHANPASLDFLETLGSGPGRLFPECLHSIAAEALATRGNTQGEVAVGDRVYQITIHPVPQRNYINVYGLDITERKQAETALAASEARYHGLFESMGEGVCLLEMVRDAAGRPVDYRLIEINPGYTAILGVSREQAVGASVCQLYGLAAPPDLDVYERIVATGVPESFDAYFAPLQKHLRVSALRLAPDQFASIFEDVTQRVLAAEALTRSEQRLRQLVESAPDAIIIQCNGRFVSVNSAALRLFGAHTAEDLLGRDIVSLMHPDSREIVRERIRIVNERRIPQPQVEVDYLRLDGGIVPVEAISVPFEHQGQPASLVFARDITERRRAAEEKHRQSVLGDAVARIRGAYVAGYTAEAIFKTALGELLRISGSRYGFVTELLEDDRGRPLQQCLAVSATSGAATSLPADESAAPWAVTCSTVNGLNAATITSGEIGIANSPDAASVLAGQLPPGHPALDAFVGLPLMHGRECVGSIGLANREGGYDRSLLAFLGPMIEACAQIIERLRADRRLVAAKKAAEAASLSKSEFLANMSHEIRTPLNGVLGMLQLLVTTDLDEEQSEYVDNAVKSSKRLTRLLSDILDLSLVESGRLVIRQAPFAPADLRDSVMDLFALPAREKGISLAVSLGPGLPEQVVADEVRLRQILFNLVGNAVKFTDKGTVSLDISLASRRHDAAFRVLFTVADSGIGIPDDQLGAIFEPFGQVEGVYMRRFGGAGLGLSIVRRLVRLMGGEIAVESVEGRGTAMYVSLPLAQAANGQSAVCPAQTPGLASAAGLRLLLAEDDAVSLMSFARMLQKAGHTVDMVDNGAKVIDRLREAAYDCILMDVQMPVMDGVAATKAIRADASLGPRARVPIIAMTAYAMAGDREKFLAAGMDDYVSKPVDVRELALALGRVLSRPSPPQQAADQT, from the coding sequence ATGGATGTGGACATACCCGTAAAGGGGGCTGGCGGCGACGCCTGTAGCCTGGGTTTTCCGGTTGTCGGCGTCGGGGCCTCGGCCGGGGGCGTGCCGGCGCTCACGGCCCTTCTTGGCGGACTGCCTCGGGATTTGAACGCCGCCCTGGTGGTGGTCACCCATCTGCCGGCCCAGGGCAAGAGCCGGCTGGCCGAAGTGCTCGCCGGCGCTGGCCCCCTGCCCATTGTCGAGCCTGCCGCAAACATGCGACCGCAACCAGGCGTTGTCTATATCCTGCCGGCGGGGAACGACATCATCATGAGGGACGGGGTACTGACCCTGACCGAACGGGCCGAAGAATATCCCCACCATCCCATAAACCGGTTCCTCTCATCCCTGGCCCGGGATCAAGGGGCGGCAAGCGTGGCCGTTATCCTGTCCGGAGCGGGCAGCGACGGCGTGATCGGCATCCGCGACATCCATGGAGTCGGCGGATTGGTTGTCGTCCAACAGCCGGATACAGCCATCCATGAATCCATGCCGGCCAGCGCGGCCGAGACCGGTCTGGCCGACATGGTGCTGCCGGCGGCGGACATCGGCGTCTCTCTGGCCACAATTTTGCCGAACATCTGCCAGAACACCCGAACCCGGTTTCCGGATGTGGACGCAGCCGGGGAAGGCGCTGCGCTGGAATCCATCCATGCCCTGTTATTTGAACAGACCGGGCACGATATGCGGGGCTACAAGCAGAGCACGGTGATGCGCCGCCTGCGCAAACACATGCTTCTGACCGGCGCTGGCAGTCTGGCCGAGTATGCCGCCAAACTGGCGGCTGATACGGATGAACGCTCCCGGCTGTTTGGTGATCTGTTGATCGGGGTGACAGCCTTTTTTCGCGATTCCGAGGCCTTTGACCTGCTGGCCCAACGGGCGATTCCCGATATTTTTGACAATCTCGGCCCGGGCGAGGTGATGCGGACCTGGGTGGCCTGTTGCGCCTCAGGCGAAGAGGCCTACAGTGTGGCCATGCTCCTGGCCGAGCAGCAACGCCAGCGGGGCGAGGAACGGGCGGTCAAACTTTTCGCCACCGATCTGGATGCCAAGGCCCTGGAAACGGCCAGGAAGGGCGTTTATCCCAGGCGCTTGGCGGCCGACATCGGGCCGGACCGACTGGCCGTCTTTTGTCAGTGCACGGCCGACGCCTGTACCATGACCCGGGAGCTGCGCGACAACATGGTCTTTGCCGTGCACAATCTGCTGCGCGATCCTCCGTTTCTTGGCATGGACCTGATCGTGTGCCGCAATTTCCTGATCTACCTGAATTCCGACCTCCAGGCCCGGGTCCTGTCGCTTTTTGCCCATGCCCTGCGTCCGGGCGGGTATCTGCTCCTGGGACCGGCCGAAACTATCGGTGCGGCCCAACCCTTTTTCCTCACGGTTGACAAGAAATGGCGGCTGTTTCGACGAAAGACTACGGCCGTCGGCGCATTTGAAGCGCCGCCTCGGTTTTTCTCCCACCCGGTCCCCGGGAGCGGCGCATTGTCCGGGCCGGCGAAGTTCCTGCAGCCTGATCCCGAGGGGCTGGCTGAAACAGCCCTGCTGGCTCGTTATGCCCATCCCGCCGTCCTGGCCGACCTGACCGGACGTGTGGTGCGGCTGGTGGGAGATGCCAACGCCTATCTGGAACTTGGCTCCGGCGCGCCAAGCCTTTCTGTGCACAAACTGGTGCGCAAACCCCTGCGCCCCTGTCTGCGTGAGGTGTTCGAAGGTGTTTTGGCCGATGGCGGGGAGCATGGCTGCGGTCCGGTCGCCTTGCCGGATTTCCCGGGCGTGGGCGTCGTGCTGCGGGGCACGGCCCTGCCCGATGCCTGGGGCCAGCCGGCCTTTGTGCTGCTGGTCTTCGAGCGGGTCGCCCCGGAGAAGGGGGCGGGACTTCCGATGGCCCTGCCCGGGGAAGCGCAAACAACCCTGGTCGTCCGGTATGAGGCCGAAATCGAGCGGATGGCCGATCAGCTCAAACGGTCCGTGGGGCGCTATGAGACGTTGACCGAGGAGCTGCGCGCCTCAAATGAGGAACTCATCAGCACCAACGAGGAATTGCAGTCCTCCAATGAGGAAATGGACGCCTCGCGTGAGGAGCTGCAATCGCTCAACGAAGAACTGACTTTTTTAAACGCCGAGCTCCAGCACAAGATCGAGGAACTGGCCAAAGCCCAGAGCTTCGTGGAAAATCTGCTGGCAGCCACCAATATCGGCACCGTGGTGCTCGACGCCAAGCTCACCGTCTTGCGCTTCACCCCGGCGGCCACAGAGCTCTTTCATCTGATCGCCAGCGACGCCGGGCGGCCGATGGAGCAGGTCAAGACCACCTTTGATTCCGGGCGTCTAGTCGAGGATTGCCAGCGCGTGCTCGCCGGCGAGGGCATCGTTGAACGCGAAATCTGCTGTATTGACGACCGCTGGTTCCTCATGCGGGCGTATCCGTTCCGTTCATTGACGGGCGAGGTGGATGGCGTCGTACTGACGTTCCCCGAGGTGACGCCGCTTAAAAAGGCCGAAGCCGTGTTGCGTCGGGGCAATGCCGAACTTGAGGCCCTCGTGGCCCGGCGCACCGAGGAATTGCGGGAAAAGGCCCGTCTCCTGGATCTGGCCACGGTCATGGTGCGCGATCTGGATGGGCGCATCACCTATTGGAACACCGGCTCCGAGCGGCTTTTCGGCTGGAGTCAGGAAGAGGCCGTGGGGCGTATCTCCCACGAATTGCTGCACACCGAGTTTCCCCAACCCCTGGAAAGCCTTCTCGCCCAGCTTTTGCGCGATGGCCACTGGTCCGGGGAGTTGCGAAAGGTGGCCAAGGACGGGCGCATTGTGGATCTGGCCGTGTCCTGGGTGCTCAATCGTGATGCGGCCAGTCGGCCGGTGTCCATCCTGGAGGTGGCCAACGACGTCACCGAGCGCAATCGGCTGGAGGAACAGGCGCGGCGTTGGAGCCGGGTGTTCGAGAGCGCCGAGTTTGGGTTGGCCCACGTCAGTGTGCAGGATAATGCGTTTATCGAGGTCAATGCGGCCTTTGCCCGACAGCGGGGCTACGATCCGCAGGAACTGGTCGGCCAATCGCTCCTCATGCTTATTCCTGATGAAGAGCGGGAGCGGGTTATATCCTCCATCGCCGGTTTTGACGCTTCCGGCCACGGCGTCGTTGAAACCGTGCACCGGCGCAAGGACGGCAGCCTGTTCCCGGTGCTCGTTGAGGTCACGGTGTTGCGTGACAGCGCCGGCGTCCCGGTGTCGCGCGTGGCCTACGCCCTGGATATCACCGAGCGCAAGCAGGCCGAGGAAGCCCTGCGCGACATGGCCCGTTTCCCCAGTGAAAATCCCAATCCGGTCCTGCGTCTGGCTCCGGACCTGACCGTTATCCACGCCAACCCGGCCAGCCTGGATTTTCTGGAAACGCTTGGCAGCGGTCCGGGCCGGCTTTTCCCGGAATGCCTGCATTCCATTGCCGCCGAAGCCCTGGCCACCCGGGGCAATACCCAGGGCGAGGTCGCTGTTGGCGACCGGGTCTATCAGATTACCATTCACCCGGTCCCCCAGCGCAATTATATCAATGTCTACGGACTCGACATCACCGAGCGCAAACAGGCCGAGACGGCCCTGGCTGCCAGCGAGGCCCGTTACCATGGCTTGTTCGAGTCCATGGGAGAGGGCGTGTGTCTGCTGGAAATGGTACGCGACGCTGCCGGCCGCCCGGTGGATTACCGGCTCATTGAAATCAATCCAGGCTATACGGCCATTCTCGGCGTTTCCCGGGAGCAGGCTGTGGGGGCCAGCGTCTGCCAGCTCTACGGGCTTGCTGCGCCGCCCGACCTGGATGTCTACGAACGCATTGTGGCGACCGGGGTTCCCGAATCTTTTGACGCTTATTTCGCCCCCTTGCAAAAGCATCTGCGGGTTTCGGCCTTGCGTCTGGCTCCGGACCAGTTTGCCTCCATCTTCGAGGACGTGACCCAGCGCGTCTTGGCCGCCGAGGCCCTGACACGCAGTGAACAGCGCCTGCGCCAACTGGTGGAAAGCGCTCCCGACGCCATCATCATCCAATGCAACGGCCGGTTTGTGTCCGTCAATTCGGCTGCGCTGCGCCTTTTTGGCGCGCATACGGCCGAAGACCTGCTCGGTCGGGACATTGTCTCCCTCATGCATCCGGATTCGCGGGAAATTGTGCGGGAACGCATCCGTATCGTCAACGAGAGGCGCATTCCCCAACCCCAGGTCGAGGTTGACTACCTGCGCCTGGATGGCGGCATCGTGCCGGTGGAGGCGATCTCCGTGCCGTTTGAGCATCAGGGCCAGCCGGCCAGTCTGGTTTTTGCCCGGGACATCACCGAACGCCGACGGGCCGCCGAGGAAAAACACCGGCAAAGCGTCCTGGGCGACGCCGTGGCCCGGATTCGTGGGGCCTATGTGGCCGGTTACACGGCCGAGGCGATCTTCAAGACAGCCCTTGGCGAACTTCTGCGCATAAGCGGCAGTCGCTACGGCTTTGTGACCGAACTTCTGGAAGACGACCGGGGACGGCCCTTGCAGCAGTGTCTGGCAGTCTCCGCCACGTCTGGTGCCGCGACAAGCCTGCCCGCCGACGAGTCGGCTGCGCCTTGGGCCGTGACCTGTTCCACGGTCAATGGTCTCAATGCCGCAACCATCACCTCCGGTGAAATCGGCATCGCCAACAGCCCGGACGCTGCCTCCGTCTTGGCCGGCCAACTGCCTCCGGGCCACCCTGCCCTGGATGCTTTTGTGGGACTGCCGCTCATGCACGGTCGGGAATGCGTCGGTTCCATCGGGCTGGCCAACCGCGAGGGCGGCTACGACAGATCCCTGCTGGCCTTCCTGGGACCCATGATTGAAGCTTGCGCCCAGATCATCGAGCGGCTGCGGGCGGATCGCCGGCTGGTTGCGGCCAAGAAGGCGGCCGAGGCGGCCAGCCTGTCCAAATCCGAATTCCTGGCCAACATGAGCCATGAAATCCGCACGCCCTTAAACGGCGTGCTCGGCATGCTCCAGCTTCTGGTCACCACCGACCTCGACGAGGAGCAATCCGAGTATGTGGACAATGCCGTCAAGTCGTCCAAACGCCTCACCCGTCTGCTTTCCGACATCCTGGATCTGTCCCTGGTGGAATCTGGCCGGCTGGTCATCCGGCAGGCTCCCTTCGCTCCGGCCGACCTGCGCGACTCGGTCATGGATCTGTTTGCTCTGCCCGCCCGGGAAAAAGGCATCAGTCTGGCCGTCAGCCTTGGCCCGGGGCTGCCGGAGCAGGTGGTGGCCGACGAAGTGCGTCTGCGCCAGATTCTTTTCAATCTCGTGGGGAACGCCGTGAAATTCACGGACAAGGGCACAGTGAGCCTGGATATCAGTCTGGCCTCCAGGCGCCATGACGCCGCCTTCCGGGTGCTCTTTACCGTGGCCGATTCCGGCATCGGCATTCCCGATGACCAGCTCGGCGCCATTTTCGAGCCTTTCGGCCAAGTGGAAGGCGTTTATATGCGCCGCTTCGGCGGGGCTGGCCTGGGCCTGTCCATTGTGCGCCGGTTGGTGCGGCTTATGGGCGGCGAAATCGCTGTGGAGAGCGTCGAGGGGCGCGGGACCGCCATGTATGTCTCTTTGCCGTTGGCCCAGGCGGCCAACGGCCAATCGGCCGTCTGTCCGGCCCAGACGCCCGGGCTGGCCAGCGCAGCCGGGCTGCGCCTGCTCTTGGCTGAAGACGATGCCGTGAGCCTGATGAGTTTTGCCCGGATGCTGCAAAAAGCCGGACACACCGTGGACATGGTGGACAACGGGGCCAAGGTGATCGACCGGTTGCGGGAGGCGGCCTACGACTGCATCCTCATGGACGTGCAGATGCCGGTCATGGACGGCGTGGCCGCGACCAAGGCCATCCGGGCCGATGCCTCCCTGGGACCCCGGGCCCGTGTTCCCATCATTGCCATGACGGCCTACGCCATGGCCGGAGATCGGGAAAAATTCCTGGCTGCCGGCATGGACGATTACGTGAGCAAACCCGTGGATGTCCGGGAGCTGGCCCTGGCTCTGGGCCGGGTGCTCAGCCGGCCGTCGCCGCCGCAACAGGCTGCGGATCAGACGTGA
- a CDS encoding tetratricopeptide repeat protein encodes MKFRQSIILVAAALVLCATPALAKKKAAMNPINADYAKGVQAVNERHWNDGIALLTKVIDNPATPKELVPLALTNRGTAYANKKMTTEALADLSKAIELNPDYTAAYYDRARILAMQNKHAEAIADLTKAIEHSKAGKPQAVYYKNRALSYGAMSKLDEAKADFKKAKELDPSIKIPLHYKPMMAQ; translated from the coding sequence ATGAAGTTTCGCCAGAGCATTATCCTCGTCGCAGCGGCCCTGGTCCTTTGCGCCACACCGGCCCTGGCCAAGAAAAAAGCCGCCATGAACCCCATAAACGCCGACTACGCCAAGGGTGTGCAGGCTGTGAATGAACGCCACTGGAACGACGGCATCGCCCTTTTGACCAAGGTGATCGACAACCCGGCCACGCCCAAGGAGCTGGTGCCCCTGGCCCTGACCAACCGGGGCACGGCCTATGCCAACAAGAAAATGACCACCGAGGCGTTGGCCGACCTCAGCAAGGCCATCGAACTCAACCCCGACTACACGGCCGCCTACTATGACCGCGCCCGGATCCTGGCCATGCAAAACAAGCACGCCGAGGCCATTGCCGATCTGACCAAAGCCATCGAGCACAGCAAGGCCGGCAAACCCCAGGCCGTCTATTACAAAAACCGGGCGCTCAGCTACGGCGCCATGAGCAAGCTTGACGAGGCCAAGGCCGATTTCAAAAAGGCCAAGGAACTGGATCCGTCCATCAAGATTCCTCTGCACTACAAGCCCATGATGGCGCAATAA